From the Acidovorax sp. NCPPB 3576 genome, the window CCACGGCACGCTGCAGGTCGTTCGCGCGTTCCGACAGCACCGACGCGGCCCGCGCTGCCGCCTCGACCATCGCTGCGTTCTGCTGCGTGGCGCCGTCCATGTGAGCAACCGCCTGATTCACGTGGGCAATGCCGTCGCTCTGTTCATGCAAGGCGCGCGAAATCTCACCCAGCAGGGCGGTGACCTGCCCGACATCGTGCACGATCTCCTGCATCGTCTTGCCCGCCTGGCCGACCAGGCCGGTGCCGTTCTGCACCTGCTGCACGGACTCCTGGATCAGCGTGCGGATCTCGCGCGCGGCCACGGCGCTGCGCTGCGCCAGGCTGCGCACCTCGGAGGCCACCACCGCGAACCCCCGGCCCTGCTCCCCCGCGCGGGCCGCTTCCACCGCCGCGTTCAGCGCCAGGATGTTGGTCTGGAAAGCGATGCCTTCGATCACCTGGATGATGTCCACGATCTTGTGCGAGCTGCCGCTGATGGCCTGCATGGTCTGCACCACCTCGCCCACCACCGCCCCGCCACGCTCGGCCGTGGCGGAGGCGGCCACGGCCAGCCCGCTGGCGGAGCGCGCCCGATCGGCGTTCTGGCGCACGGTAGAGGTGAGCTGCGCCATGCTCGCGGCCGTCTCGGTCAGCGAGGAGACCTGCTCCTGCGTGCGGCGCGACAGATCGGAGTTGCCCGAATCGATGTCGCCCGCGCACAGCGTGATCGCATCGGTGGACTGCTTGATGCGCGAGACCAGTTCGGTCAAGGTGTCTTCCATCGTGCCCAGCGCCCCGAGCAGCCGCCCGAAATCCCCTTGCAGATCGGAGCTGAACTCCTTGCTCAGGTCGCCCGCCGCCACGGTTTCCGCAATGACGATGGCCTGAGCCAGCGGGCTCACGATGCCTTGGCGCAGCAGCAGGAAAGCGGTGATGGCCACCGCAAACACCGCCCCGCCCAGCACCAGCAGCCACACCCGCACGTCGTCCAGTTGGGCCTGCGCCGCCTGAATGGCCTGCACCAGCGGCAAGCGTTGCGCATCGGCCAAGCCACCCGCCAGTTGCAATGCCGCGCGGTGCGAGGCCTGCGCGCGCCCGATGTCTGTCAGCCCAACGACCAACAACAAGGCCATCAGCGCCGCCAATGCCCCGAACGCGAGCACCAGCCGCGTACCAATCCTCAGCCTGTCCAAGCCCATGATCGCCTGTCTCCTATGCCTGTTGTATGTCGTTATCGCAGGCAGCCAGCGGCGCCCGGCGGTGTGCACGGGCTACGTTTTGCAACATGCCGTGCCATGCTATCAACGATCGCGCCGGGCGCCCTCCGTAGTTGCGCTTATGCCCAGGACAAGGCCGTGTGCCGGCGTCTGAGACAATCGCGCCGTGGACTTCTCCAACCTCATCCAAACCGTTCTCATCTACGCACTGCCGGTGCTCTTCGCGATCACGGTGCACGAAGCCGCCCACGGCTACGCGGCGCGCCACTTCGGCGACCAGACCGCGTTCATGATGGGCCGCATCACGCTCAACCCGCTCAAGCACATCGACCCGGTCGGCACCATCCTCATGCCGCTGCTGCTGTACTTCGCCACGTCGGGGGCGTTTCTCTTCGGCTACGCCAAGCCGGTGCCGGTGAATTTCGGCAACCTGCGCAACCCCAAGCGCGACATGATCTGGGTCGCCCTGGCGGGACCGGCCTCCAATTTCTTCCAGGCCATCCTGTGGGCGGTGTTCCTCATCGCGCTGGTCGGCTTCGGCGTGCAAGAGCGCTTTTTCATGGAAATGGCGCGCGCCGGCATGCTGGTCAACCTCGTCATGTGGGCCTTCAACCTGTTTCCGCTGCCGCCGCTCGATGGCGGGCGCATCCTGGTCGGCCTGTTGCCGTGGAAGCAGGCGCAAATGGTGTCGCGCATCGAGCCCTACGGCTTCTTCATCGTGCTGGCCCTGGTCGTGGCCGGCGTGGTGGGTGCGGTCTGGCTGCGCCCGCTCATGTCGCTGGGCTACTCGGCCATCAACCTGCTGCTGACGCCCCTGATGGCGATGCTGCGCTGATCGGTGCTTGCCGCTGGCGCCGCTGACAGCGCTCGCACCGGCGTCCCTCTTCTTTTGTTTTCTGCGGATTCCGTTTACATGACCACCACGCGCTTTCTCACTGGCATCACCACCACGGGCACGCCGCACCTGGGCAACTTCGTCGGGTCCATCCGCCCCTCCGTCGCGGCCAGCCTGCAGCCCGGCGTGCAGAGCTTTTACTTTCTGGCCGACTACCACGCGCTCATCAAGTGCGAAGACCCGTTGCGCATCCAGCGGTCCACGCTGGAGATCGCTGCCAGCTGGCTTGCAGCGGGGCTGAACCCCGAGCACGTCACCTTCTACCGCCAGTCCGACATTCCGGAAATTCCCGAACTCAACTGGCTGCTGAGCTGCGTGACCGGCAAGGGCGTGCTCAACCGCGCCCATGCCTACAAGGCATCGCAAGACAAGAACACCGCCGCCGGCCGCGAGGCCGACGACGGCGTGACCGCAGGCCTCTTCATGTACCCCGTGCTCATGGGCGCCGACATTCTGCTGTTCAAGGCCCACAAGGTGCCTGTGGGGCGTGACCAGGTGCAGCACATCGAGATGGCGCGCGACATGGCGGCCAGCTTCAACCACCTGTACGGCGACCATTTCGTGCCGCCCGAGGCCGCCATCGACGAACACGTCGCCACCCTGCCCGGCCTCGATGGCCGCAAGATGAGCAAGAGCTACGACAACACCATTCCGCTGTTCTCGTCGCGCGAACAGTTGCGCAAGCTCATCGGCGGCATCCTCACCGACTCGCGCGCGCCCGGCGAACCCAAGGACACCGAAGGCTCGGCCCTGTTCCAGATCTACCAGGCCTTCGCCACCGAAGCGGAAACCGCCGCGCTGCGCCAGCAATACGCCGAAGGCATCGCCTGGGGCGATGCCAAGCAGGTGCTGTTCGAACGCGTGGACCAGGTCATCGCCCCCATGCGCGCGCGTTACGAAGCGCTGATGGCCAACCCCTCGCAGATCGAAGACACCCTGCTGGCTGGCGCCGAACGCGCACGGGCCATCGCAACGCCTTTCATGCACGACCTGCGCGCGGCCGTGGGGCTGCGCAGCCTGCGCACCGCAGCAGTGGCGACGCCGGCACAGGCCAAGCCCGCCAAGGCGGCGCTGCCGTCGTTCAAGCAGTACCGGGAGGCGGACGGCAAGTTCTACTTCAAGCTGGTCGCAGTGGATGGCCGGGTGCTGTTGCAAAGCACCGGCTTCGATGCACCGCGCGATGCGGGGCAGGCCATTGCACGGCTGCAGAAGGAAGCGGGAGCACTGCAGGCGCTGACAGCCCGCCTGGTGCCGCAGCAGGGGATCGAGGACCGCGAAGTGGACGAGGCCTTGCAGGCGTTGATCGCAGCAGCGGCAGATTGACGGACCGCCAGGCCAGAGAAACAGCCCAAGGCGTTTTCCATGAGCACCAAGCCACTCGCCGAAACCAGCAAGTTTCTCAGTTACGTTCTGCGCCATGAACCCCAATCCATCGGGCTGACCCTGGATCGCGAGGGCTGGGCACCCATCGACACATTGATCGCTGCGGCAGCCATGCACGGTCGCGCGCTGGACCGTGCATTGATAGAGCAAGTCGTCGCTACCAGCGACAAAAAACGGTTTTCGATTTCGGAAGATGGCTCCAGCATCCGCGCAGTGCAGGGGCACTCCACCCCCACCGTGTCGATCAGCATGCAGGAAAAGACGCCGCCCGCTGTTCTGTACCACGGCACTGCAACCCGGTTTCTGG encodes:
- a CDS encoding methyl-accepting chemotaxis protein, which produces MGLDRLRIGTRLVLAFGALAALMALLLVVGLTDIGRAQASHRAALQLAGGLADAQRLPLVQAIQAAQAQLDDVRVWLLVLGGAVFAVAITAFLLLRQGIVSPLAQAIVIAETVAAGDLSKEFSSDLQGDFGRLLGALGTMEDTLTELVSRIKQSTDAITLCAGDIDSGNSDLSRRTQEQVSSLTETAASMAQLTSTVRQNADRARSASGLAVAASATAERGGAVVGEVVQTMQAISGSSHKIVDIIQVIEGIAFQTNILALNAAVEAARAGEQGRGFAVVASEVRSLAQRSAVAAREIRTLIQESVQQVQNGTGLVGQAGKTMQEIVHDVGQVTALLGEISRALHEQSDGIAHVNQAVAHMDGATQQNAAMVEAAARAASVLSERANDLQRAVGAFKLDDDDAPALVGSPGHHTTSALRLPA
- a CDS encoding site-2 protease family protein, which produces MDFSNLIQTVLIYALPVLFAITVHEAAHGYAARHFGDQTAFMMGRITLNPLKHIDPVGTILMPLLLYFATSGAFLFGYAKPVPVNFGNLRNPKRDMIWVALAGPASNFFQAILWAVFLIALVGFGVQERFFMEMARAGMLVNLVMWAFNLFPLPPLDGGRILVGLLPWKQAQMVSRIEPYGFFIVLALVVAGVVGAVWLRPLMSLGYSAINLLLTPLMAMLR
- a CDS encoding tryptophan--tRNA ligase — translated: MTTTRFLTGITTTGTPHLGNFVGSIRPSVAASLQPGVQSFYFLADYHALIKCEDPLRIQRSTLEIAASWLAAGLNPEHVTFYRQSDIPEIPELNWLLSCVTGKGVLNRAHAYKASQDKNTAAGREADDGVTAGLFMYPVLMGADILLFKAHKVPVGRDQVQHIEMARDMAASFNHLYGDHFVPPEAAIDEHVATLPGLDGRKMSKSYDNTIPLFSSREQLRKLIGGILTDSRAPGEPKDTEGSALFQIYQAFATEAETAALRQQYAEGIAWGDAKQVLFERVDQVIAPMRARYEALMANPSQIEDTLLAGAERARAIATPFMHDLRAAVGLRSLRTAAVATPAQAKPAKAALPSFKQYREADGKFYFKLVAVDGRVLLQSTGFDAPRDAGQAIARLQKEAGALQALTARLVPQQGIEDREVDEALQALIAAAAD
- a CDS encoding RNA 2'-phosphotransferase produces the protein MSTKPLAETSKFLSYVLRHEPQSIGLTLDREGWAPIDTLIAAAAMHGRALDRALIEQVVATSDKKRFSISEDGSSIRAVQGHSTPTVSISMQEKTPPAVLYHGTATRFLESIRHQGLLPGSRHHVHLSEDAQTAISVGQRYGQPVVLSIASATMHGQGHQFYQAENGVWLTEGVPARFIGF